The following coding sequences lie in one Capsicum annuum cultivar UCD-10X-F1 chromosome 5, UCD10Xv1.1, whole genome shotgun sequence genomic window:
- the LOC107870654 gene encoding lysine-specific demethylase JMJ25 isoform X1: protein MQFPVEERRFDLSTMEEEKDTIMEEKKDTETDTIIKEEKNTEKDTVVKEEKDSEGKFASFEENIDLKEEGTVLMKVGKRGRPSKKHKQKRERSENIESREKEIYLKKSNNLGMKKNVVNGKLEEKIDIKIEEDEEEEKVDSHHHKPRKSHERAKMKLSEYTQKMVEWDEEDRNTKKEKKGPGRKRGIKTQENGNDHEKIARKESGRKRTMENGGDSGSREEGNGSKNHRADGEDKVEGVGRYGYGMRERKVKVPQDNPSNPRSRKRKDENGNEIESNMCHQCQRNDKGRVVRCTKCKTKRYCVPCMTTWYPGMPEEAFAESCPVCCQNCNCKACLRLDGPIRALKNSQFEISEEEKLEYSKFILKKLLPFLRSFNAEQVTEMEIEAKIQGLPVSELKLQKAKCQKNERMYCNNCKTSIFDFHRNCSTCSYDLCLTCCRELRDGHLKGGEKEVIIEFVDKGVAYLHGDMEADSVPATRNGTSRRDRSTKKMVEDDSVGDARFAFEMEPGDNGRLLPENSGGPAGEWKSNEDGNIPCPPQNLGGCGKGILKLKYLMEKTVCPVSELLARAEDFAKKFELECMPEIPQGSCFCRNSEDKNDMQKSEMCKAASRDGCDDNYLYCPTAKYLKQEDLKHFQCHWMKGEPVIVRNVLETASGLSWEPMVMWRACRQIKNLNHPLLLDVIAINCLDWCEVEVNIHQFFKGYMEGRIDNAGWPQILKLKDWPPSDLFDERLPRHGAEFVRSLPFKEYTHPQNGHLNLAVKLPTDSLKPDMGPKTYIAYGVPQELGRGDSVTKLHCDMSDAVNVLTHTQAINLTPKQLSEMEEAKRKHADQDKRELQMAGDEKACKKEESSELINDHSVLSERCRRDEKTDPFEVQILSSEPDCGNQSIIPSASCVEPEGDIGEDMVINGAINSTSNCEASGGIKIDNDKSDVCQDDPVIEKNEVFVDIEGGALWDIFRRQDVAKLEEYLLKHFKEFRHIYCCPVPQVVHPIHDQTFYLTEDHKRKLKEEYGVEPWTFVQKLGDAVLIPAGCPHQVRNLKSCIKVALDFVSPENLHECIRLTEEFRTLPQNHRAKEDKLEVKKMSIHAVREAVAVLEKKLTGKSEEKKTQNHTGKEDDNENSERGDQNWNCQDLKGDKTRFSRTKEDFEMI, encoded by the exons ATGCAATTTCCAGTGGAGGAGAGGAGGTTCGATTTGAGTACCATGGAGGAAGAGAAGGATACTATTATGGAGGAAAAGAAGGATACAGAGACGGATACTATTATAAAGGAAGAGAAGAATACGGAGAAGGATACTGTTGTAAAGGAAGAGAAGGATAGTGAGGGAAAGTTTGCTTCTTTTGAGGAGAATATAGATCTTAAAGAAGAAGGGACGGTTTTGATGAAGGTCGGTAAAAGGGGGAGACCGTCCAAAAAACATAAGCAAAAGAGGGAAAGGTCGGAAAAcattgaatctagagagaaagagaTTTATTTGAAGAAAAGCAATAATCTTGGTATGAAAAAGAATGTTGTCAATGGAAAACTAGAGGAGAAAATTGATATTAAGATTGAAGAGGATGAGGAGGaagagaaggttgattctcatcATCATAAGCCAAGGAAGTCACATGAAAGAGCTAAGATGAAGTTAAGTGAATATACGCAGAAAATGGTTGAATGGGATGAAGAAGACCGcaatacaaaaaaggaaaaaaaaggtcCAGGTAGGAAGCGTGGCATCAAAACACAAGAGAATGGTAATGATCATGAGAAAATTGCAAGGAAAGAATCTGGAAGAAAGAGAACTATGGAGAATGGTGGAGATTCTGGTAGTAGAGAGGAGGGGAATGGGAGTAAAAATCATAGGGCCGACGGAGAAGATAAAGTGGAAGGAGTTGGAAGATATGGATATGGTATGCGTGAAAGAAAAGTGAAAGTTCCGCAAGATAATCCATCAAATCCCCGTAGTAGAAAGAGGAAGGATGAGAAT GGTAATGAGATTGAATCAAATATGTGTCATCAGTGCCAGAGGAATGACAAAGGAAGGGTTGTCCGGTGCACCAAGTGTAAAACAAAGCGATACTGTGTTCCTTGCATGACCACATG GTACCCTGGGATGCCCGAGGAGGCTTTTGCAGAGTCTTGTCCTGTTTGTTGTCAGAACTGTAATTGCAAAGCATGCTTGCGCTTGGATGGGCCAATAAGG GCTTTGAAGAACTCACAATTTGAGATTAGCGAAGAAGAAAAGCTTGAATATTCTAAATtcattttgaaaaaacttttgcCTTTCTTGAGAAGCTTTAATGCAGAGCAAGTGACGGAGATGGAGATTGAAGCTAAGATTCAAG GGTTACCGGTGTCAGAATTAAAGTTGCAGAAGGCAAAGTGTCAGAAGAATGAGCGGATGTACTG CAACAACTGCAAAACATCCATTTTTGATTTTCACAGAAATTGTTCTACCTGCTCCTATGATCTCTGCCTTACTTGTTGCCGGGAGCTTAGAGATGGTCACCTAAAGGGAGGTGAAAAAGAAGTCATCATAGAGTTCGTTGACAAGGGGGTTGCTTATTTGCATGGTGATATGGAAGCTGATTCTGTACCAGCTACCAGAAATGGAACTTCAAGAAGGGACAGATCAACCAAGAAAATGGTTGAAGATGATTCTGTGGGTGATGCCAGGTTTGCATTTGAAATGGAACCTGGGGATAATGGAAGGCTTCTGCCAGAGAATTCTGGTGGTCCAGCTGGTGAATGGAAATCCAATGAAGATGGTAACATCCCGTGTCCACCACAGAATCTTGGTGGTTGTGGTAAGGGAATTTTAAAGCTGAAGTACCTGATGGAAAAGACAGTATGTCCAGTCTCTGAGTTGTTGGCAAGAGCTGAAGATTTTGCCaaaaaatttgaattggaatGCATGCCTGAAATTCCTCAGGGATCATGCTTCTGTAGGAATTCAGAGGATAAAAATGATATGCAGAAAAGTGAAATGTGTAAAGCAGCATCTCGTGACGGTTGTGACGACAACTATTTATACTGTCCAACAGCTAAGTATCTTAAGCAGGAGGATCTGAAGCACTTCCAATGTCACTGGATGAAAGGTGAGCCTGTGATTGTCCGCAATGTGCTTGAGACTGCGTCAGGGTTAAGCTGGGAGCCCATGGTTATGTGGCGTGCCTGTCGCCAGATAAAGAATTTAAACCACCCTCTCCTTTTGGATGTCATTGCTATCAATTGCTTAGATTGGTGTGAG GTAGAAGTTAACATCCACCAGTTTTTTAAGGGATATATGGAAGGTCGAATTGATAATGCTGGCTGGCCCCAGATTCTGAAGTTGAAAGATTGGCCTCCATCTGATTTATTTGATGAAAGATTACCTCGTCATGGCGCGGAGTTTGTCAGAAGCTTGCCTTTTAAGGAGTACACACATCCACAAAATGGCCACTTAAATCTTGCTGTCAAACTGCCAACAGATTCGTTGAAGCCCGACATGGGACCAAAGACATATATTGCTTATGGAGTTCCTCAGGAGCTAGGGCGTGGAGACTCTGTGACTAAGCTGCATTGTGATATGTCTGATGCG GTGAATGTGTTGACACATACTCAAGCAATAAACCTGACTCCTAAGCAGCTTTCGGAAATGGAAGAAGCGAAAAGAAAACATGCTGACCAAGATAAAAGGGAACTTCAGATGGCTGGGGATGAGAAAGCATGTAAAAAAGAAGAGTCATCTGAGTTGATTAATGACCACTCTGTGCTCAGTGAGAGATGTAGAAGAGATGAAAAAACTGATCCTTTTGAAGTTCAAATCTTGAGTAGTGAACCAGATTGTGGCAATCAGTCAATTATTCCATCTGCTTCTTGTGTGGAACCAGAGGGAGATATTGGTGAGGACATGGTAATAAATGGTGCAATCAATTCTACTAGCAATTGTGAAGCAAGtggaggaattaaaattgataatgATAAAAGTGATGTGTGCCAAGATGACCCAGtgattgaaaaaaatgaagtatTTGTGGATATAGAAGGGGGTGCACTCTGGGACATCTTTAGAAGGCAAGATGTTGCCAAGTTGGAGGAATATCTCTTGAAGCACTTCAAGGAATTCAGGCATATCTACTGTTGCCCGGTACCACAG GTTGTTCACCCTATACATGATCAAACATTTTACTTGACTGAGGATCACAAAAGGAAGCTCAAGGAGGAATATG GAGTTGAACCATGGACCTTTGTTCAAAAATTGGGGGATGCAGTTTTAATACCTGCGGGCTGCCCTCATCAAGTTAGAAACTTGAAG TCCTGTATAAAAGTTGCTCTTGATTTTGTGTCTCCCGAAAATCTTCATGAATGCATCCGTCTGACTGAAGAGTTCCGCACTCTTCCACAAAATCATAGGGCCAAGGAGGACAAGTTGGAG GTGAAGAAAATGAGTATTCACGCAGTGAGAGAAGCTGTAGCTGTATTGGAAAA GAAATTGACTGGCAAGAGTGaggaaaaaaaaacacaaaatcacaccGGTAAggaagatgataatgaaaattCAGAGAGAGGTGATCAGAATTGGAATTGCCAGGATTTAAAAGGTGACAAGACGAGGTTCAGCAGAACGAAAGAGGATTTTGAGATGATTTGA
- the LOC107870654 gene encoding lysine-specific demethylase JMJ25 isoform X2, producing the protein MQFPVEERRFDLSTMEEEKDTIMEEKKDTETDTIIKEEKNTEKDTVVKEEKDSEGKFASFEENIDLKEEGTVLMKVGKRGRPSKKHKQKRERSENIESREKEIYLKKSNNLGMKKNVVNGKLEEKIDIKIEEDEEEEKVDSHHHKPRKSHERAKMKLSEYTQKMVEWDEEDRNTKKEKKGPGRKRGIKTQENGNDHEKIARKESGRKRTMENGGDSGSREEGNGSKNHRADGEDKVEGVGRYGYGMRERKVKVPQDNPSNPRSRKRKDENGNEIESNMCHQCQRNDKGRVVRCTKCKTKRYCVPCMTTWYPGMPEEAFAESCPVCCQNCNCKACLRLDGPIRALKNSQFEISEEEKLEYSKFILKKLLPFLRSFNAEQVTEMEIEAKIQGLPVSELKLQKAKCQKNERMYCNNCKTSIFDFHRNCSTCSYDLCLTCCRELRDGHLKGGEKEVIIEFVDKGVAYLHGDMEADSVPATRNGTSRRDRSTKKMVEDDSVGDARFAFEMEPGDNGRLLPENSGGPAGEWKSNEDGNIPCPPQNLGGCGKGILKLKYLMEKTVCPVSELLARAEDFAKKFELECMPEIPQGSCFCRNSEDKNDMQKSEMCKAASRDGCDDNYLYCPTAKYLKQEDLKHFQCHWMKGEPVIVRNVLETASGLSWEPMVMWRACRQIKNLNHPLLLDVIAINCLDWCEVEVNIHQFFKGYMEGRIDNAGWPQILKLKDWPPSDLFDERLPRHGAEFVRSLPFKEYTHPQNGHLNLAVKLPTDSLKPDMGPKTYIAYGVPQELGRGDSVTKLHCDMSDAVNVLTHTQAINLTPKQLSEMEEAKRKHADQDKRELQMAGDEKACKKEESSELINDHSVLSERCRRDEKTDPFEVQILSSEPDCGNQSIIPSASCVEPEGDIGEDMVINGAINSTSNCEASGGIKIDNDKSDVCQDDPVIEKNEVFVDIEGGALWDIFRRQDVAKLEEYLLKHFKEFRHIYCCPVPQVVHPIHDQTFYLTEDHKRKLKEEYGVEPWTFVQKLGDAVLIPAGCPHQVRNLKSCIKVALDFVSPENLHECIRLTEEFRTLPQNHRAKEDKLEEIDWQE; encoded by the exons ATGCAATTTCCAGTGGAGGAGAGGAGGTTCGATTTGAGTACCATGGAGGAAGAGAAGGATACTATTATGGAGGAAAAGAAGGATACAGAGACGGATACTATTATAAAGGAAGAGAAGAATACGGAGAAGGATACTGTTGTAAAGGAAGAGAAGGATAGTGAGGGAAAGTTTGCTTCTTTTGAGGAGAATATAGATCTTAAAGAAGAAGGGACGGTTTTGATGAAGGTCGGTAAAAGGGGGAGACCGTCCAAAAAACATAAGCAAAAGAGGGAAAGGTCGGAAAAcattgaatctagagagaaagagaTTTATTTGAAGAAAAGCAATAATCTTGGTATGAAAAAGAATGTTGTCAATGGAAAACTAGAGGAGAAAATTGATATTAAGATTGAAGAGGATGAGGAGGaagagaaggttgattctcatcATCATAAGCCAAGGAAGTCACATGAAAGAGCTAAGATGAAGTTAAGTGAATATACGCAGAAAATGGTTGAATGGGATGAAGAAGACCGcaatacaaaaaaggaaaaaaaaggtcCAGGTAGGAAGCGTGGCATCAAAACACAAGAGAATGGTAATGATCATGAGAAAATTGCAAGGAAAGAATCTGGAAGAAAGAGAACTATGGAGAATGGTGGAGATTCTGGTAGTAGAGAGGAGGGGAATGGGAGTAAAAATCATAGGGCCGACGGAGAAGATAAAGTGGAAGGAGTTGGAAGATATGGATATGGTATGCGTGAAAGAAAAGTGAAAGTTCCGCAAGATAATCCATCAAATCCCCGTAGTAGAAAGAGGAAGGATGAGAAT GGTAATGAGATTGAATCAAATATGTGTCATCAGTGCCAGAGGAATGACAAAGGAAGGGTTGTCCGGTGCACCAAGTGTAAAACAAAGCGATACTGTGTTCCTTGCATGACCACATG GTACCCTGGGATGCCCGAGGAGGCTTTTGCAGAGTCTTGTCCTGTTTGTTGTCAGAACTGTAATTGCAAAGCATGCTTGCGCTTGGATGGGCCAATAAGG GCTTTGAAGAACTCACAATTTGAGATTAGCGAAGAAGAAAAGCTTGAATATTCTAAATtcattttgaaaaaacttttgcCTTTCTTGAGAAGCTTTAATGCAGAGCAAGTGACGGAGATGGAGATTGAAGCTAAGATTCAAG GGTTACCGGTGTCAGAATTAAAGTTGCAGAAGGCAAAGTGTCAGAAGAATGAGCGGATGTACTG CAACAACTGCAAAACATCCATTTTTGATTTTCACAGAAATTGTTCTACCTGCTCCTATGATCTCTGCCTTACTTGTTGCCGGGAGCTTAGAGATGGTCACCTAAAGGGAGGTGAAAAAGAAGTCATCATAGAGTTCGTTGACAAGGGGGTTGCTTATTTGCATGGTGATATGGAAGCTGATTCTGTACCAGCTACCAGAAATGGAACTTCAAGAAGGGACAGATCAACCAAGAAAATGGTTGAAGATGATTCTGTGGGTGATGCCAGGTTTGCATTTGAAATGGAACCTGGGGATAATGGAAGGCTTCTGCCAGAGAATTCTGGTGGTCCAGCTGGTGAATGGAAATCCAATGAAGATGGTAACATCCCGTGTCCACCACAGAATCTTGGTGGTTGTGGTAAGGGAATTTTAAAGCTGAAGTACCTGATGGAAAAGACAGTATGTCCAGTCTCTGAGTTGTTGGCAAGAGCTGAAGATTTTGCCaaaaaatttgaattggaatGCATGCCTGAAATTCCTCAGGGATCATGCTTCTGTAGGAATTCAGAGGATAAAAATGATATGCAGAAAAGTGAAATGTGTAAAGCAGCATCTCGTGACGGTTGTGACGACAACTATTTATACTGTCCAACAGCTAAGTATCTTAAGCAGGAGGATCTGAAGCACTTCCAATGTCACTGGATGAAAGGTGAGCCTGTGATTGTCCGCAATGTGCTTGAGACTGCGTCAGGGTTAAGCTGGGAGCCCATGGTTATGTGGCGTGCCTGTCGCCAGATAAAGAATTTAAACCACCCTCTCCTTTTGGATGTCATTGCTATCAATTGCTTAGATTGGTGTGAG GTAGAAGTTAACATCCACCAGTTTTTTAAGGGATATATGGAAGGTCGAATTGATAATGCTGGCTGGCCCCAGATTCTGAAGTTGAAAGATTGGCCTCCATCTGATTTATTTGATGAAAGATTACCTCGTCATGGCGCGGAGTTTGTCAGAAGCTTGCCTTTTAAGGAGTACACACATCCACAAAATGGCCACTTAAATCTTGCTGTCAAACTGCCAACAGATTCGTTGAAGCCCGACATGGGACCAAAGACATATATTGCTTATGGAGTTCCTCAGGAGCTAGGGCGTGGAGACTCTGTGACTAAGCTGCATTGTGATATGTCTGATGCG GTGAATGTGTTGACACATACTCAAGCAATAAACCTGACTCCTAAGCAGCTTTCGGAAATGGAAGAAGCGAAAAGAAAACATGCTGACCAAGATAAAAGGGAACTTCAGATGGCTGGGGATGAGAAAGCATGTAAAAAAGAAGAGTCATCTGAGTTGATTAATGACCACTCTGTGCTCAGTGAGAGATGTAGAAGAGATGAAAAAACTGATCCTTTTGAAGTTCAAATCTTGAGTAGTGAACCAGATTGTGGCAATCAGTCAATTATTCCATCTGCTTCTTGTGTGGAACCAGAGGGAGATATTGGTGAGGACATGGTAATAAATGGTGCAATCAATTCTACTAGCAATTGTGAAGCAAGtggaggaattaaaattgataatgATAAAAGTGATGTGTGCCAAGATGACCCAGtgattgaaaaaaatgaagtatTTGTGGATATAGAAGGGGGTGCACTCTGGGACATCTTTAGAAGGCAAGATGTTGCCAAGTTGGAGGAATATCTCTTGAAGCACTTCAAGGAATTCAGGCATATCTACTGTTGCCCGGTACCACAG GTTGTTCACCCTATACATGATCAAACATTTTACTTGACTGAGGATCACAAAAGGAAGCTCAAGGAGGAATATG GAGTTGAACCATGGACCTTTGTTCAAAAATTGGGGGATGCAGTTTTAATACCTGCGGGCTGCCCTCATCAAGTTAGAAACTTGAAG TCCTGTATAAAAGTTGCTCTTGATTTTGTGTCTCCCGAAAATCTTCATGAATGCATCCGTCTGACTGAAGAGTTCCGCACTCTTCCACAAAATCATAGGGCCAAGGAGGACAAGTTGGAG GAAATTGACTGGCAAGAGTGa